Proteins from a single region of Sneathiella aquimaris:
- a CDS encoding class GN sortase has protein sequence MKRLLTTCLFGGLLLLAMWQLGQAGLLAAKAWAAPVLIKQAWEQQRETGRSEKPWPWADSFPVARLAVPALQIERFVLAGDNARNLAFGPVLYPNDNQTILFGHRDTHFQFLQDLVIGDTATVERQSGKAEIYKVMQTHIIPAENLSVPHLSERSLLVLVTCYPFDGLNPDTDRRYVVILEAHSNPAPAVARS, from the coding sequence ATGAAACGGTTGTTAACAACCTGTTTGTTCGGCGGATTATTGCTTCTGGCGATGTGGCAATTGGGACAGGCAGGTCTTCTGGCAGCGAAAGCGTGGGCAGCCCCTGTGTTGATCAAGCAGGCTTGGGAACAGCAACGCGAGACTGGACGGTCTGAAAAACCGTGGCCATGGGCGGACAGCTTTCCTGTGGCGCGTCTCGCAGTTCCCGCATTGCAGATCGAAAGATTTGTTCTGGCGGGTGATAACGCACGTAATCTGGCATTTGGCCCAGTCCTATACCCCAACGACAATCAAACTATCTTGTTTGGGCATCGAGACACACATTTCCAGTTTCTACAGGATCTGGTTATTGGTGACACTGCAACGGTGGAACGCCAATCGGGGAAAGCAGAAATCTATAAGGTCATGCAGACCCACATCATACCGGCCGAAAATTTGTCGGTTCCGCATCTTTCCGAAAGGTCATTGCTGGTTTTGGTAACTTGCTATCCTTTTGATGGGTTAAATCCTGATACAGATCGACGGTATGTCGTTATTCTGGAGGCGCACTCAAACCCGGCACCAGCGGTGGCACGGTCATAA
- a CDS encoding marine proteobacterial sortase target protein, with product MSGIIRTLLLLNIVGLLGIWASAASAEQEGAKLLLQPMNGFNAKLTEKRAAPVSASLLTSHITSRITGHVVRTTVQQTYRNPTNDWVEGMYFFPLPDDAAVDQMKLTIGERTIVSEIKEKEVARRAYVKAASQGKVSALLTQYRPNMFSTRVANIEPGGQVQVDISFQSLARQSGTHFSWRMPQAIVPRYSPVSGASVQTVGTDAEPGAQNVETNVFPSQDYFSASGNENVTGFDIVVAQADRYQEITSPSHAIVSSPDKKGDARIALEKGGVPADRDFILNWSFALGDQVRPVVFQEQYGNVEYSMGFILPPKKGKVFHQQPRDVTFILDISGSMHGTAMDQAKAGLSTALDLLKPADRFEIIAFNSEYFRLFGNSRPATPQNIVVAKEFVGQLMAEHGTEMYPALASALSDQAIEGFQKQIMFLTDGAVTNEADMFQLVNDKLDGRRLFTVGVGSAPNGWFMRKAAEFGRGTYVQISNLNEARAELVSLFEDMSQPTLQDVGLDLGPDVEIYPKILPDLFGRRPIVYVAKTTGGDRPKTVSGTLPNGERTSFVLPNAQQKGSTDIGKLWASHKVESLMDASARGMDPEIVRTAVLDVALEHQIMSPFTSFIAIDKTPARIKEDFMSKMKIAGNLPKGTSWEKIYGPQTATPMNLLLIGGLMSFLAAVSLLFWRKREGV from the coding sequence ATGAGCGGTATTATCCGAACGTTGCTGTTGCTGAATATTGTCGGGCTGTTGGGCATCTGGGCCTCTGCGGCCTCGGCGGAACAGGAAGGTGCTAAGCTCTTGTTGCAACCCATGAACGGGTTTAATGCGAAACTTACTGAAAAAAGGGCTGCACCGGTTTCAGCCTCTCTTCTGACATCCCACATCACAAGCCGTATTACGGGGCATGTTGTCAGAACAACAGTTCAGCAGACATATCGAAACCCCACGAATGATTGGGTGGAAGGAATGTATTTTTTCCCGCTTCCTGACGATGCTGCCGTCGATCAGATGAAACTCACGATTGGCGAACGCACCATTGTGTCAGAGATTAAAGAAAAAGAAGTTGCAAGGCGGGCATATGTCAAAGCTGCGTCTCAAGGAAAAGTAAGTGCCTTGCTCACTCAATACAGGCCAAACATGTTCTCAACGCGGGTGGCCAATATAGAGCCGGGTGGGCAGGTTCAAGTCGATATTTCGTTTCAGTCATTGGCCAGGCAATCCGGCACTCACTTTTCTTGGCGCATGCCGCAAGCGATCGTTCCCCGTTACAGTCCTGTCTCCGGTGCCTCTGTTCAAACGGTTGGTACAGACGCCGAGCCGGGGGCTCAAAATGTTGAAACGAATGTATTTCCAAGTCAGGACTATTTCAGTGCTAGCGGCAACGAAAATGTAACCGGCTTTGACATTGTTGTTGCACAGGCTGATCGATATCAGGAAATTACCAGTCCCTCACACGCAATTGTCAGTTCCCCTGACAAAAAAGGGGACGCACGCATTGCCCTTGAAAAAGGGGGCGTGCCTGCCGATCGGGATTTCATTCTCAATTGGTCATTCGCCTTGGGGGATCAGGTTCGTCCGGTTGTTTTTCAGGAGCAGTATGGGAATGTTGAATATAGTATGGGGTTTATACTGCCGCCTAAAAAGGGAAAAGTATTTCATCAGCAGCCGCGGGATGTAACCTTTATTCTTGACATATCCGGCTCGATGCACGGCACGGCAATGGATCAGGCCAAGGCGGGATTGTCCACCGCGCTGGACTTGTTAAAACCGGCTGATCGGTTTGAAATTATCGCCTTTAATAGTGAATATTTCCGTCTGTTCGGGAATAGTCGACCCGCCACACCTCAAAACATCGTCGTCGCCAAGGAATTTGTCGGCCAGCTGATGGCAGAACACGGTACGGAAATGTATCCGGCATTGGCCAGTGCGTTATCTGATCAAGCAATTGAAGGCTTTCAAAAGCAGATTATGTTTTTAACTGATGGTGCTGTCACGAATGAAGCCGATATGTTTCAGCTTGTGAACGATAAACTGGACGGCAGGAGACTGTTTACGGTGGGTGTTGGCAGTGCGCCAAATGGTTGGTTCATGCGCAAAGCCGCCGAATTCGGGCGGGGTACATATGTGCAGATTTCAAACCTGAATGAAGCCCGAGCCGAGTTGGTTTCCCTGTTTGAAGATATGTCTCAGCCAACATTACAAGACGTTGGACTGGATCTTGGACCAGATGTCGAAATCTACCCAAAGATTTTACCAGATTTATTTGGGCGGCGGCCAATTGTGTATGTTGCAAAAACAACAGGTGGTGATCGTCCTAAGACAGTTTCGGGGACCTTGCCAAATGGAGAAAGAACCTCTTTCGTTTTACCCAATGCCCAGCAGAAAGGTTCAACGGATATTGGAAAGCTATGGGCGTCCCATAAAGTGGAAAGCCTGATGGATGCCTCCGCCCGTGGAATGGATCCGGAAATTGTTCGAACAGCCGTTCTGGATGTTGCTCTGGAACATCAAATCATGAGTCCTTTTACAAGTTTTATTGCTATCGATAAGACCCCTGCCCGGATTAAGGAAGATTTTATGAGCAAGATGAAGATTGCCGGGAACCTTCCCAAAGGAACCTCCTGGGAAAAGATTTATGGACCTCAGACTGCGACCCCTATGAACCTTTTGTTGATCGGTGGATTGATGTCGTTCCTCGCAGCCGTGTCCTTACTTTTTTGGCGAAAAAGGGAGGGAGTGTGA
- a CDS encoding helix-turn-helix transcriptional regulator, with product MNSEVEDFSSGILVQLITRSFARQRILDDVQNGFSPDNSLGPKVGLQLKRRLLENGFSRHGVNCVLEAGLSICTLYDSPFAYFLLRAKSVDELLDRFSRFERYFHSRHGTEILAKSANELTVRHFSKTPEAPLSSEDLFIAGLLAGLLKLYGCLSLSLAIDGSQILEDGQLVKAIEISEKTTDFHFSWRGIQKVNLPAFEGEETLLGSLTKAGQGPYSRKVGGVLIRDLGRRWTVRQIALELNMTERTLQRRLSEEGSGFGDCIMAVRCQMAIFYMTEKIDNLAAVGFLAGFSDAAHFSREFKKAIGMLPSEFKASL from the coding sequence ATGAATTCTGAAGTTGAGGATTTTAGCAGTGGTATTCTGGTGCAATTGATTACCAGGTCATTTGCTCGTCAAAGAATTTTGGATGATGTTCAAAATGGTTTCAGCCCAGACAACTCTTTAGGGCCCAAAGTCGGCCTCCAGTTGAAACGAAGGCTTCTAGAAAACGGGTTTTCCCGTCATGGTGTGAACTGCGTGTTAGAAGCAGGCCTAAGCATTTGTACGCTTTATGACAGCCCGTTTGCCTATTTTTTGTTGAGGGCCAAGTCTGTTGATGAATTGTTAGATCGTTTTTCTCGTTTTGAACGTTATTTTCATTCAAGGCACGGGACTGAAATCCTTGCAAAATCCGCCAATGAATTGACGGTAAGGCATTTTTCAAAAACGCCTGAAGCGCCTTTGTCTTCTGAAGATCTATTTATCGCGGGGCTGCTGGCAGGTCTGTTAAAGCTTTATGGCTGTCTCTCGCTGTCGTTGGCAATTGATGGTAGTCAGATCCTTGAAGACGGCCAATTGGTCAAGGCAATCGAGATTAGTGAGAAAACCACGGATTTTCATTTTAGCTGGCGGGGTATTCAGAAAGTTAATCTTCCAGCATTTGAGGGAGAAGAGACGCTGTTAGGTAGCCTCACCAAAGCCGGACAGGGGCCTTATTCGCGCAAAGTTGGGGGCGTGCTAATACGTGATCTGGGCAGGCGCTGGACTGTTCGGCAGATCGCTCTTGAGTTGAATATGACAGAGCGGACGTTACAGCGCCGCTTATCAGAGGAAGGCTCAGGGTTCGGTGATTGTATCATGGCTGTCCGGTGCCAAATGGCCATATTTTATATGACTGAGAAAATTGACAATCTTGCCGCAGTTGGCTTTCTTGCCGGTTTTAGTGACGCCGCCCATTTTTCCCGAGAATTTAAAAAAGCGATTGGTATGCTGCCATCTGAATTCAAGGCATCCTTGTGA
- a CDS encoding xanthine dehydrogenase family protein molybdopterin-binding subunit, producing the protein MTSNLSKASRREFLKLLGWSTAGISATCLNGCAFPPLPHRNDPTAEEARLWIALLPDGTVEFVSPRAEMGQGISIGIQQIIAEEIRIDLHQVRYIHPRTDRFNAVKATVGSESILSFGPVIAAAAAAIRKELVGRADAKLGRSGDEGVIHGATFKLPDKQSIPLAELLAEPLLLSEDLIGQAKPVSFKAGRTGRFIGQATPTPLIKSLVTASQPMFVDDINLSDMVYARLLTSPNSNGGLASIAENKAPDIPGYVDFVQEDGLLAVVATNRNSLERVHAEYLRTASWDLPAQPVQNDGLSLSGHTEPGSLEHVLAHQGDIGKGKPQLDITLTVPLAAHAAMEPRTAIARYQQSKHPQLEIWTGSQDVTIAHRQIADFFDLSEDQIIIHNQRIGGGFGGKVFSGIELDAARLAKHVNKPVKLQWTREDEFRKTYFRPPSQHRIRATLNDQGRIESWWHAFKSGHVIFSSAFLPDWMQSVTSLIADKGAARGALLPYDVPNQMIEFEDVRLPIDTGPWRGLGAMPNCWAIETALDRLAVLAGKDPLAFRMDQLSGRHLRLQKVLQRAAALSSWNNRSESEDTAYGVACGIYKDMSYSATVAKVRKRESGELSVVQLWSVHDCGIVVNPDQVVAQVEGNLMWCLGSVLHEDAGRDGNSVSSVNFDSYTWASYEEAPAMTIDLIKSNEPPTGAGETAIVSGAAAITNAMSLLRGETILSLPVT; encoded by the coding sequence ATGACATCCAACCTCTCCAAGGCGTCCCGAAGAGAGTTCTTAAAGCTACTCGGCTGGTCTACCGCCGGTATCTCTGCAACCTGCCTGAACGGATGTGCGTTTCCGCCGCTACCGCATAGGAATGATCCAACTGCGGAAGAGGCAAGGTTATGGATCGCCTTATTGCCAGATGGCACCGTGGAATTTGTAAGCCCGCGCGCGGAGATGGGGCAGGGTATTTCCATTGGAATCCAACAGATTATTGCTGAAGAAATTCGAATTGACCTCCATCAAGTTCGGTATATTCATCCGCGAACCGATCGTTTTAACGCAGTAAAGGCGACCGTGGGGTCTGAATCAATTCTTTCGTTCGGGCCAGTGATCGCGGCTGCTGCTGCGGCCATTCGGAAGGAGCTTGTTGGGCGCGCTGACGCCAAACTGGGCAGATCGGGTGACGAAGGTGTTATTCATGGTGCAACGTTCAAGTTGCCAGACAAACAATCAATTCCATTGGCTGAGTTGCTGGCAGAGCCGTTATTGCTGAGTGAAGATCTAATTGGTCAGGCAAAGCCGGTTTCTTTCAAAGCCGGGCGAACAGGGCGGTTCATAGGTCAGGCAACACCGACGCCTCTCATAAAGTCATTGGTGACGGCGTCTCAACCTATGTTTGTCGATGATATCAATTTATCGGATATGGTCTATGCCCGCCTTTTAACATCCCCGAATTCGAACGGGGGCTTGGCCTCCATTGCGGAGAATAAAGCGCCGGACATCCCGGGGTATGTTGATTTTGTGCAGGAGGACGGTTTGTTGGCTGTCGTCGCTACAAACCGAAACAGTCTTGAAAGGGTTCACGCGGAATATCTGAGAACGGCGAGTTGGGATTTGCCTGCCCAGCCCGTGCAGAACGACGGTTTGTCGTTATCTGGTCACACAGAACCGGGATCTCTAGAACATGTGCTGGCGCATCAGGGTGACATAGGGAAGGGTAAGCCCCAACTTGATATAACGCTGACCGTACCATTGGCCGCCCATGCTGCGATGGAGCCAAGAACAGCCATTGCGCGTTATCAACAGAGTAAACATCCGCAACTCGAAATTTGGACGGGATCTCAGGATGTAACGATTGCTCATCGCCAAATCGCCGATTTTTTTGACCTCAGCGAAGATCAAATCATTATTCATAATCAGCGGATCGGCGGCGGATTTGGTGGAAAGGTTTTCAGCGGTATCGAATTGGACGCCGCGCGTTTGGCGAAACACGTAAATAAGCCGGTTAAACTTCAATGGACACGCGAGGATGAGTTTCGAAAAACATATTTCCGGCCACCTTCGCAGCATCGAATTCGGGCAACGCTCAACGATCAGGGGCGGATTGAAAGCTGGTGGCATGCATTCAAGTCTGGTCATGTTATTTTCAGTTCCGCTTTCCTGCCAGACTGGATGCAGTCTGTGACCAGCCTGATTGCCGATAAAGGAGCCGCGCGGGGCGCGCTCCTGCCTTATGATGTTCCAAATCAGATGATCGAATTCGAAGATGTTCGATTGCCGATAGACACCGGTCCGTGGCGAGGTTTAGGGGCCATGCCAAATTGTTGGGCGATTGAAACAGCGTTGGATCGTCTGGCCGTTCTGGCGGGCAAGGACCCTTTGGCATTCAGGATGGATCAACTGTCTGGAAGGCACCTGCGATTGCAGAAGGTATTGCAACGGGCTGCAGCTTTGTCCAGCTGGAATAACCGATCTGAGAGTGAAGATACGGCCTATGGCGTTGCGTGCGGTATCTACAAAGATATGTCGTATTCTGCAACTGTCGCAAAAGTACGCAAACGAGAAAGTGGTGAGCTTTCGGTTGTCCAGCTCTGGTCTGTTCATGACTGTGGTATTGTCGTTAATCCGGATCAGGTTGTAGCACAGGTCGAGGGCAATTTAATGTGGTGTCTGGGGTCCGTCTTGCATGAAGACGCCGGCAGAGATGGAAATTCAGTTTCATCTGTCAATTTTGATAGTTACACTTGGGCCAGTTACGAGGAGGCACCGGCAATGACAATTGATCTGATCAAGTCGAATGAACCACCGACAGGAGCCGGAGAGACAGCAATTGTTTCCGGGGCTGCGGCCATCACAAATGCGATGTCTCTCCTTAGAGGTGAAACCATTCTTTCATTGCCGGTAACATGA
- a CDS encoding (2Fe-2S)-binding protein — protein MNFNLNGTVVTVPNDWSDYRLLWVLRDHFKLTGPKFGCGIGVCGACCVHVDGNVERSCSLTVSDIENSDLVTLEGLATLDDLHPVQEAWIKENVPQCGYCQNGQIMTGAALLASTPPLTEAEITEQMSGVRCRCGTQPRIRKALRQAQLKMGGTK, from the coding sequence ATGAATTTCAATCTAAACGGAACCGTTGTCACAGTGCCAAATGACTGGTCAGATTATCGGTTGCTATGGGTCTTGCGAGATCATTTTAAGCTTACAGGTCCAAAATTCGGGTGTGGGATTGGTGTTTGCGGTGCGTGCTGTGTCCATGTGGACGGCAATGTGGAACGATCCTGCTCCCTAACAGTATCTGACATCGAAAACAGTGATCTGGTCACATTGGAGGGGTTGGCCACTCTTGATGATCTGCACCCGGTTCAGGAAGCCTGGATAAAGGAAAATGTTCCGCAATGCGGATATTGCCAAAATGGTCAGATTATGACCGGCGCGGCGTTACTGGCATCAACCCCACCGTTGACAGAGGCAGAAATCACAGAGCAAATGAGTGGGGTCCGGTGCCGGTGTGGAACCCAGCCGCGCATAAGAAAGGCCCTTCGGCAGGCTCAGTTAAAAATGGGAGGTACAAAATGA
- the speB gene encoding agmatinase, translating into MSITDLAFMPSEDGFLGLPESDSHAVSDAKAVIVPFGLEASVSYGGGTSKGPAAMIEASHQVELFDEEFWCEPFRKYGLTTLENQPVESGNIAAALTRLENITHAILETGKFPLVFGGEHSITPGAIRPFLKKFDDLIILHFDAHADLRDGYEGEHFSHAAAIRRVLDHPTVSIVSVGIRNISAEEIPFLEANSHRITVHWGKDRESWNIDEIVSPLKGRPIYLTFDLDGFDSSLMPATGTPEPGGFFWSEAINIIRAASGMGTIVGADINELAPIPNFSAPNFLAAKLAYKILNYALAK; encoded by the coding sequence ATGTCGATCACAGACCTTGCGTTTATGCCCTCAGAAGATGGATTTCTGGGGCTGCCAGAATCAGACAGTCATGCCGTATCTGATGCAAAGGCTGTGATCGTTCCCTTTGGCCTGGAGGCATCTGTCAGTTATGGTGGGGGTACTTCCAAGGGGCCTGCCGCTATGATTGAAGCAAGTCATCAGGTTGAGCTGTTTGACGAGGAATTCTGGTGCGAGCCTTTTCGGAAATACGGGCTGACAACGTTGGAAAATCAGCCCGTAGAAAGCGGAAATATAGCGGCGGCTTTGACCCGGCTTGAAAACATTACACATGCGATTTTAGAGACCGGGAAATTTCCGCTGGTTTTTGGTGGGGAGCATTCCATCACTCCAGGAGCAATAAGGCCGTTTCTAAAGAAGTTTGATGACTTGATCATCCTGCATTTTGATGCACATGCTGATCTTCGAGATGGTTATGAGGGTGAACATTTTTCGCATGCGGCAGCCATTCGCCGGGTACTGGATCATCCTACGGTTTCAATTGTGTCTGTCGGCATTCGAAATATTTCTGCAGAAGAGATCCCGTTTCTGGAGGCCAACAGCCATCGTATTACAGTTCACTGGGGAAAAGATCGTGAAAGCTGGAATATTGATGAGATTGTTTCACCTTTAAAAGGCCGGCCCATCTATCTTACCTTTGATCTGGATGGTTTTGACAGCTCCCTGATGCCTGCAACCGGCACCCCGGAGCCCGGTGGTTTCTTTTGGTCGGAGGCGATTAATATTATTCGGGCTGCTTCTGGTATGGGAACAATTGTCGGTGCTGACATCAATGAATTGGCACCCATTCCGAATTTCTCTGCGCCAAACTTTCTCGCTGCGAAACTCGCTTATAAGATCTTGAATTACGCGCTTGCTAAATAG
- a CDS encoding 1,9-bis(guanidino)-5-aza-nonane synthase, whose translation MSMTKKSDLLIKPVEHIDITSFDARPIVRAMENMSFSSRDLARATRIFEMAVKDPDCAVILTLAGSTSAGGCMDVYRDLVKFGMVDAIVSTGASIVDMDFFEALGFKHYQGDPFADDTQLRDLYIDRIYDTYIDEEQLQACDEATKVIADSLERRPYSSREFIWEMGRWLKENAVKKESLIETCYDHNVPIFVPAFSDCSAGFGLVKHQVENPGNYMSIDSVADFRELTEIKMAAGTSGLLMIGGGVPKNFVQDTVVCAEILGKEVDMHKYAVQITVADVRDGACSSSTLKEASSWGKVDTALEQMVYAEATTVVPLLASSVYHDGGGKDRPRRNFAKLFEK comes from the coding sequence ATGAGTATGACAAAAAAATCTGATTTATTGATCAAGCCCGTCGAGCATATCGATATCACGAGTTTTGACGCCCGTCCCATTGTGCGGGCCATGGAAAATATGTCTTTTTCATCCCGGGATCTGGCGCGTGCGACACGGATTTTTGAAATGGCGGTGAAGGATCCGGATTGTGCCGTCATTTTGACCCTTGCAGGGTCGACCTCTGCTGGCGGGTGCATGGACGTATATAGGGATCTGGTGAAATTTGGCATGGTTGATGCCATTGTATCGACCGGCGCGTCCATCGTTGATATGGACTTTTTTGAGGCTCTTGGGTTCAAGCATTATCAAGGCGACCCGTTTGCGGATGATACCCAATTACGAGATCTCTACATTGATCGAATTTACGATACCTATATTGATGAAGAACAGCTTCAGGCCTGCGATGAAGCAACAAAAGTCATTGCAGACAGTTTAGAGCGGCGTCCCTATTCTTCCCGGGAATTTATCTGGGAAATGGGGCGCTGGTTGAAGGAGAACGCTGTCAAGAAAGAGAGCCTCATCGAAACCTGCTATGACCATAATGTGCCGATTTTTGTGCCTGCTTTCTCCGATTGTTCCGCGGGCTTCGGTCTTGTGAAACACCAGGTGGAGAATCCCGGCAATTATATGAGCATCGATAGCGTTGCGGATTTTAGGGAGCTTACGGAAATCAAAATGGCGGCGGGTACATCCGGGCTGTTGATGATTGGCGGCGGTGTTCCTAAAAACTTTGTCCAAGACACCGTCGTTTGCGCGGAAATTCTGGGTAAAGAAGTTGATATGCATAAATACGCAGTGCAGATTACTGTTGCTGATGTGCGTGATGGTGCCTGTTCGTCTTCTACTTTAAAAGAGGCATCCAGTTGGGGTAAGGTTGATACGGCCCTGGAGCAGATGGTGTATGCTGAAGCGACAACGGTTGTTCCTTTGCTTGCCTCCTCTGTTTACCATGATGGCGGCGGTAAAGATCGACCGCGTCGGAATTTTGCAAAACTTTTCGAAAAGTAA
- a CDS encoding type III PLP-dependent enzyme: MVRPSQPKFVAFENSLHRASDLCALTDLRVYRSPSDAIVTEECEDALHLLSREKVRMQASLFRDHFKGKSMYAVKSNPHMAVLKLLWDEGIRDFEVASLREVKYVLGLFPEATLYFMHPVKSRRAIREACAMGVRHFAFDGLEELKKIEIETAQVEGLHLYLRVQVEQKTAVHPLNGKFGASIHEAPLLLQRASLHASRIGVTFHVGSQCMDPQDYGRSIHQIAAMLSSSGIPIDRLDVGGGFPVYYPGMDVQPLTSYFDAIDTAIQSAGLADVDIICEPGRALIAEAGSVAVRVELRKGKSLYLNDGTYGSLFDAGISKWPYPLEVYSSEGALKAGPGANFQLYGPTCDSLDVMRGPFQLDATINEGDWILFQNLGAYGYAMQTQFNGFYSETVVAID; this comes from the coding sequence ATGGTCCGACCGTCACAACCAAAGTTTGTTGCTTTTGAGAATTCTCTTCACCGTGCATCCGATCTCTGCGCGTTGACTGATCTGCGCGTTTATAGAAGCCCTTCTGATGCGATTGTCACAGAAGAATGCGAGGACGCGTTGCATCTTCTTTCCCGCGAAAAAGTCAGGATGCAGGCATCTCTTTTCAGGGACCACTTTAAAGGAAAAAGCATGTATGCGGTTAAATCCAACCCGCATATGGCTGTTCTGAAATTATTGTGGGATGAAGGCATTCGTGATTTTGAAGTCGCCTCCCTTCGGGAAGTGAAATATGTTCTTGGTCTTTTTCCAGAAGCAACGCTGTATTTTATGCATCCGGTGAAAAGCCGCCGTGCCATTCGTGAAGCCTGTGCAATGGGTGTTCGGCATTTTGCTTTTGATGGTCTGGAAGAGCTGAAGAAAATTGAAATCGAAACCGCTCAGGTGGAAGGGCTTCATTTGTATTTGCGGGTTCAGGTTGAACAGAAAACAGCCGTCCATCCGCTCAACGGTAAATTTGGTGCGTCCATTCATGAAGCCCCTTTATTGCTGCAAAGGGCCTCTTTGCATGCATCAAGAATTGGCGTCACTTTTCATGTCGGATCGCAGTGTATGGACCCTCAGGATTATGGCAGGTCCATTCATCAGATTGCGGCGATGCTTTCCTCCTCAGGTATCCCTATTGATCGGCTTGATGTAGGGGGTGGATTTCCTGTCTATTATCCGGGCATGGACGTGCAGCCACTCACATCCTACTTTGATGCGATTGACACTGCTATCCAGTCAGCAGGTCTGGCGGATGTTGATATTATTTGTGAGCCGGGTAGAGCCCTTATTGCGGAAGCCGGCAGTGTGGCTGTCCGGGTGGAACTTAGAAAAGGGAAATCGCTTTATTTAAACGATGGGACCTATGGCTCTTTGTTCGATGCTGGCATTTCCAAATGGCCCTATCCTTTGGAAGTCTATTCAAGCGAAGGTGCTTTAAAGGCGGGCCCCGGCGCTAATTTTCAATTGTATGGCCCGACTTGTGATAGCCTTGATGTGATGCGCGGACCTTTCCAGCTGGATGCAACCATCAACGAAGGAGACTGGATCCTGTTTCAGAATCTGGGCGCGTACGGTTACGCCATGCAGACCCAGTTTAACGGGTTTTATTCAGAAACAGTTGTTGCGATCGATTAA